CCGCATTGGAAAGGAGGTTGGTAATAACCTGGGCAAGCCGCTGTTCATCGGAAATAACCCGCTGGGGAATATCCGGCTCCACGGTAACCGTAAGGTTCTGCTTTTTTTCGGCTACCCGGAATTCCTGCACATTGACCACCCGGTTCAGCATTTTGGAAAATTCAAATTCCGTGTCGGATAATTCAAACTTATCGGCCTCTATCTTGGACATATCCAGGATATCGTTTATCACCCCCAGAAGATGGGTTGAGGCGCCCTCAATTTTTTCAAGGCAGTAATCCCGGCGCTCCGTTTCGTGGGTCCCCTTGGCGATGGTGGTCATGCCGATGATAGCGTTAAGGGGGGTGCGTATTTCATGGGACATATTGGCCAGGAAGCTCGACTTGGCGACATTGGCCTCCTCCGCCCGCTGTTTAGCATGTTTAATTTCGGTTGTGTCATGGAAGAGCACAAAGGCGCCCTGATAAATTTCGGCGCTGTTATACATGGGGGTAAAGTGTATTTCGTAATTTCGCAGGTTGCCGTCCCCGCCAATGTCGATAATTTCCTCGGTTACCGTGGGGCTCTTTTCTTCTATGGAAAGCTGAAACATCGAGTCCAGGGCATCCAGCAGTTTTACTGCGCCAAACCGGGAAAAAACATCCCGATAATTCTGCCTCCTGATGCTTTCAAAATTTTTTACATGTATCCGCCGGAGAAATATGTCCGCACAGTAAATAAAACCGCCGCTTTCATCAAGAAGGATGATAATATCCGGGCTGTTAGCAAAAACCATGTTCATGTAACTGTCCTGGCGCATGAGCCACCGGTCCTTTAAGGAACGGACCACTTCGTAGATCACCGTCAGGATCATGACAAAAAAATACACCCCGCAGATCAGCATTGCCTCGGACACCGTAAAGTTGAACGCCGCTAATCCCGGCACAAAGGTCCCCACAAGGGCCACCGCAAAGAGGAGCAGCGCGGGGATAAGCCCCAGGCGCAGACCCAGGGTAAAGATGGACATCAGGGGATAGGAATAGATCCACACACTGTCAAAACCCTGGGTACTGTTTTCGGTAAATATGGTTGCCCCGCAGAATACGCCGAAGATGGCGGTAACAATGAGCCCCCCCACGATGAAGGGGAATTCGGTGCGCAGGAGAAGAAGGTTTGCAAAGATCATAAACCCGATGATCATCTGCATGAGCCCCTGCTCGACGAATCCCCTCTGCATATCCGATACACCCACGGCGAGGATAATGACCGTAACGATGGTATAGGTAATATTAAGGACGATCAGACGGATTATTTCGTCCATGGCCGTCTCATCCCGCATACCAGAGTATTTACCGCTGGTTAACAATAAGAAGAGCCGATCCCTGATAGATACCATGCCTACGCCCCTCTCTCTGCTTTGGATACTTCAAGGGACTCATCCTTCTCCCATATTTTTACGGTACAGGAGATGACCACCATGATTCCCAGGACAAAGAGCAGGACGGCTATGATCAACTGCAGACCGTCGATGGCGAAAATGAAACTGCCGCCTTGCAGCCGTACAATTTTGCTCCTGATGGTCAGGGCCAGGGAACTGAAGGTAACCGCAAGCATAATAAAGGTGGGGATATACAGCATGAAGCTCCGGCGTTTTGATTTTTTTAGGAAGAGTATGCAGGCAATAAGGGTAAGTGCCGCTAAAAGCTGGTTCGCCGCGCCGAAGAGGGTCCAGATATTCTGATACCCCGTTACCGCGAGAAGGTAGGCGGGTAACAGGGTAAACACCGAGGCCGCCGGTTTGGAAGCCAGTATTTTGCTCGAGGAAAAGAGTTCCTGAAAGGAAAGACGCCCCAACCGGGCAACGGTATCCAGGGTGGTGAGCACAAAGGAAGAAACCGCCAGGGAAACAATGGTAAAGGAGATCTGATTAGGAAGGCCGATCTGGTGCAGGAAACCGGAAACAGCGGTGGCAAAAATTACCGGCGGGGTTCCTGAAGGAAACTTACCCCCATGGGCCAGGGAACCCACGGCAATTAACGCCAGGATGGCCACCAGGGTCTCCACCAGCATGGCCCCGTAGGAAATGGGGAGCATGTACTTTTCGTTACTGATTTCCTTGGAAGCCGCCCCGGTGGCGACCAGGCTGTGGAACCCGGATATGGCCCCGCAGGCTATGGTTATAAAAAGGGCGGGGAAAAGGTAACTGCCGTTCACCTCAAAACCGACAAAGGCAGGGATGGCTATCTCCGGGGCGGTAAATATCACCCCGATAAATGCGGCCAAGATCATGGCGATGAGCAGGAAGGAACTGAGGTAGTTCCGGGGCTGCCCTAAGAGCCAGACGGGGACGACGGAGGCGACGAATATGTAGGCAAATACCAGATAGAGCCAGATTGACTGGGATAGAAAGACGGGGTGAAAAATCCCCAGGACTATGCAAACGATGAGCAGATCCACCGCGATAATACCGCTGGCCAAATCGGAGGCCTTTCTTTTTCTGATGAGGAAGCCGATAAGCACGGCGGCAATGATAAACAGGCCGGAGGCGGTTGCCACCGATCCGTTGGTCCGGTTAGCACTGCCCGCGGCGTCAATTCCCGCAAAGGTTCCCGCCACAATGTCCGAAAAGGCGGCGGCTATGAGTACGGAAAAAAGCCAGACAAAGATGAGGAAAAGCCGTTTGCCGGCCTTTCCCGCATAAATTTCGATCACATACCCTATAGATTTTCCCTTGTTTTTTACCGAGGTATAGAGGGCTACAAAGTCATGGGCCGCCCCAAAAAACACGGTCCCCACCAACAACCAGAGCATAACCGGCAGCCAACCGAACATGGCGGCAATAATCGGCCCGTTAATCGGCCCCGCACCGGCAATGGAGGCAAATTCATGGCCAAACACCACCGCAGGGGTACTGGGCACGTACTCCTCTCCATCCTCAAATTCCAGGGCGGGAGTCTTTTTTGACGGCTCTATCCCCCAGGTACGGGCCAGGTAGCGCCCGTATAAAAGATAGGCAAAAACGAGAACTACAACGGAAATAATAAGCAGCACAAGCCCGTTCATACGAAAACCCCTTTAATGGCAACCACCCGGAAAATTATACAAGAATTATTTAATTTATGCAAATATGCCTATCGGGCTCAGGAATTCCAATTTAGGAATAACCACAGACCTCCAAAGCAAAAAAAGGCCTGACCAGTACCGGCAATGCCGATGGCTGATCAGGCCGCTTTGAAAAGACGCTAGACGACTTCTCTGCTATTCCGCTGTTACGGGTTTATTTTAATGTAGTAATCAGCTATCGGAAGAGCGGCTCGATCCGCACGGAAGACGTTGGCTGTCACAATGTGGAGCCTGTAAAGAGTACCCGCGGTTAAACTGCTGGTATCGATAGAGTACGGATCGGCGGGGGTATCCCGCTTCAGTACTGTTGCTATGGTTAATGCTGTGGTGGTGTCATTTACCAATATCGTACTTGGGCTGGCTCCTGTCAGCGCGAAACCGTGTGCAACTCCGTTGTTTTCAAAGGTAATTTTATCACCTTTAGTCACAACAATAGCCGTTGCTACAGTGTTTGCATCAGTAGCCGCTACCCCCGCATCAATACTCAACACTTGGGGGCGTGTGGCGGCAAGGCGGTTCACCGTAAAGGGAACTGCCTTATACCTTGAGGCGGTTGCGGATATGGCGCTGGCATTGGCGGTACTTATCAGGAAATTATAATCGCCCTGGAAAGGTCCGGCAAAGAACGTATCCTTTAGCGTAATGGCTATTTCGTTATCTTCCAGTTCAGCAGTGTAAGTACCTGCGGCGAGAGCTGCATTTCCTTTTCTGAGTACGCCACCATAGGTATCAAAATCTTCTACCGCTGCCGCACTCAAGCTAGTTACATGCAATTGCCTATTAGGAACATCGGTGCCGTCACTTTCTTGGAGAGTAGCACTGACGCCCGTACCTGTTGTATAGAAGACACTTCCCTGTTCAATTGTAAAGGAGGTTGCGTATTCTCCTACAGCCGCATTAAAAGTAAGGTCTTCCAAACCATCGGCATACACCACCACTTTTATGGTACCATTTGGGGTTAAATTGTCTGTTCGGGAAATACCCGGGCGTTGAATGCAGACCTCAAGATTAGTGTGCGGTCGATGGGAAAACAACTGTTGCAACCAGACGATGGGTTCCCGGTGACCTGTGGAATCTTCAACATAGCCACCGTATATTTTTTCAAAATACAGATTGAACACGTCATTGCTTATCACAGTGTTCCCGTTTGGAGCTTTAGGATTTTCACCAAAATTATAAGATATAACCTTATCACCCCAGTTACCACCGTAAGAAACGCTTGGCGTAGGCGCGGTACCGCTGGCGGGTGTTGGCCACCCAGCCGCCGCCGCCTTGGGCGTATCTTCGCGTTTACCCCATGCCGCATCGGGCCGTAAGTATTTAGCCTTATAAATATTATTCTCCGCTTTCCAAGTGATGGCTTCCACTTTTTCCAACACCGCCGTTGATGTGGTTACAAACCTGTCGGCCGCATCCAAAAGCACCGCATTGGCGTACAAATCAAAGTCCACGCCAACGTCTACTTTTTTGATACCCGTAATTTCGTGCCAATCTGCTTTAGTCGTCACGGGCGAGTAGTTTGTAGAAAGGTTTGCGGTTGGGGGAAAGTGTACACCATCCCCAAAGGTAGCGCTGGAAATAGCGTCAACCTTATCGAATGCGTCCTTGTCCGTCCACTTGGGCAGCTTATTGGCAGTGCCGGTGCTGTCATTTCCGGTACGTGTGCCTGCGGTGATTAATAACTGCGGCGCCGCTGCCCGGTCTGCTTTGTTAAAAGTAGTACTTGCAGGATGAATATCCGTGATATCTGCCGTAATATCATGAAAAAATTCACTGAATTGCATGGGTACTTCGCCGTACAGAACAGCCGGCGGCGCCGCGCCGGCTGCATCAAAAGTTACTTCTTCATCCAGAATGGATTCTTTGTCCACTTCAACGCCCAAGGCAACTGTAGTAGAGCCGGCCGGCACTGCAATTTTTACGAGGGTTGTCCTTCCGCCTTCAATCAGAACGGGTGTCGGCGTTATCGCAGCATCGTCCAGGGTGTAGGCGCCCTTCGTATAATCCCCTCCCCTCACATTTAATAGGATGTAATTAGTTATCGATTCACTACCCGGATGCGCCACACCATAGGACCCATTCACGGATACGCTTAAATCGCCTACATCATCCGTATAATACACATTGGTAACATCATCGGTCGGACAACCGGTAAATACCAATAACCCGCAGAGGACCGGTACGGCCCACTTTAGATACTTTAAACTCATAAAGACCTCCTTAAAGGTTGAGTACGTTTATAGTTAGTTAAGTATAACTATGTTTTGAGGCTATAACATATATAAGTTTATGTCAACTAACAATTTGAAATTTATTTCTTTTTTTTTAAAAATAACGCTCCCCAATTTTAGCTTTATCTATTGAGAAAACCATAAAACCCGACTATCATACACCATACCGTACATCAAGGAGCCGGCATGAAGGGAACACTTCCCCTTAAACCACTGGATTTTGCCGCCATACTTTTTTCTGCCGCCCTGACTGTTTTTTCCGCCTTCATGGTCTATGGCCGTCCCCGGGACGCCGCACAGGTGTTCATCCAGGGAGAGGGCCGGACCTGGGTTTTCCCCTCGGACGCCGAAGAAACCGTAAGCATCCCCGGCCCCGTGGGGGATACGGTGGTGGAGATCAGCGGGGGCAGGAGCAGGATCCTCTCCTCTCCCTGTAACAACCAGATCTGTGTAGCCGCCGGGCATATTCATCGCCAGGGACAATGGGTGGCGTGTCTGCCTAACAAAGTATTTTTATATATAGAAGGAACCGGGGATGAAAACACCGAGCTTGACAGCATCGCCTGGTAAGGCGGAACATCGGCGGACCCTGGCCCTGTTGGGCGCCTTTTGCATCTTCCTTTCTACCATCGAATACCTGATTCCCAAACCTATGCCCTTTATGCGGATAGGGATTGCCAACCTGCCCCTTTTGCTGGCCCTGGACATACTTCCCTTTACGGCGTTTCTGGCCCTCCTGGGGGTCAAGGTCATAGGCCAAGCGCTGATCACCGGGACCCTTTTCTCCTACATCCTGCTCTTTTCCCTGGCCGGCGGCGGCATATCCGCCCTTTCCATGTTCGGCCTCCGGCGGCTCCTGGGGCGGGAGCGGATCAGCCTGATTGGGATCAGCGTCCTGGG
The window above is part of the Treponema primitia ZAS-1 genome. Proteins encoded here:
- a CDS encoding ATP-binding protein; protein product: MVSIRDRLFLLLTSGKYSGMRDETAMDEIIRLIVLNITYTIVTVIILAVGVSDMQRGFVEQGLMQMIIGFMIFANLLLLRTEFPFIVGGLIVTAIFGVFCGATIFTENSTQGFDSVWIYSYPLMSIFTLGLRLGLIPALLLFAVALVGTFVPGLAAFNFTVSEAMLICGVYFFVMILTVIYEVVRSLKDRWLMRQDSYMNMVFANSPDIIILLDESGGFIYCADIFLRRIHVKNFESIRRQNYRDVFSRFGAVKLLDALDSMFQLSIEEKSPTVTEEIIDIGGDGNLRNYEIHFTPMYNSAEIYQGAFVLFHDTTEIKHAKQRAEEANVAKSSFLANMSHEIRTPLNAIIGMTTIAKGTHETERRDYCLEKIEGASTHLLGVINDILDMSKIEADKFELSDTEFEFSKMLNRVVNVQEFRVAEKKQNLTVTVEPDIPQRVISDEQRLAQVITNLLSNAVKFTPEGGSITIAARKLPDSEAGLRMEIPAKYMNAAFPDRLPGAETGEESETALRCTLEIRVTDTGIGISQEQQANLFQSFQQVDGSISRKFGGTGLGLAISKRIVEMMNGTIWIESEPDKGSSFIFTIQADLPAAALVTKLPGQTPAIPSETGALPGTALPAASSAELPAEHPAELPADDFTGRRILLAEDVDINREIVITILEPTGLVIEEAEDGKIAYDKFSANPEGYDLIFMDIHMPGMDGYEATRLIRALDNPRAKTVPIIAMTANVFKEDVERCLATGMNSHVGKPIDFDEVMDLLRKYLAG
- a CDS encoding carbon starvation protein A — translated: MNGLVLLIISVVVLVFAYLLYGRYLARTWGIEPSKKTPALEFEDGEEYVPSTPAVVFGHEFASIAGAGPINGPIIAAMFGWLPVMLWLLVGTVFFGAAHDFVALYTSVKNKGKSIGYVIEIYAGKAGKRLFLIFVWLFSVLIAAAFSDIVAGTFAGIDAAGSANRTNGSVATASGLFIIAAVLIGFLIRKRKASDLASGIIAVDLLIVCIVLGIFHPVFLSQSIWLYLVFAYIFVASVVPVWLLGQPRNYLSSFLLIAMILAAFIGVIFTAPEIAIPAFVGFEVNGSYLFPALFITIACGAISGFHSLVATGAASKEISNEKYMLPISYGAMLVETLVAILALIAVGSLAHGGKFPSGTPPVIFATAVSGFLHQIGLPNQISFTIVSLAVSSFVLTTLDTVARLGRLSFQELFSSSKILASKPAASVFTLLPAYLLAVTGYQNIWTLFGAANQLLAALTLIACILFLKKSKRRSFMLYIPTFIMLAVTFSSLALTIRSKIVRLQGGSFIFAIDGLQLIIAVLLFVLGIMVVISCTVKIWEKDESLEVSKAERGA
- a CDS encoding NusG domain II-containing protein, with product MKGTLPLKPLDFAAILFSAALTVFSAFMVYGRPRDAAQVFIQGEGRTWVFPSDAEETVSIPGPVGDTVVEISGGRSRILSSPCNNQICVAAGHIHRQGQWVACLPNKVFLYIEGTGDENTELDSIAW